In Bdellovibrionales bacterium CG10_big_fil_rev_8_21_14_0_10_45_34, one genomic interval encodes:
- a CDS encoding 30S ribosomal protein S4: protein MSKCSTNVCKICRRENQKLFFKADRCYTDKCSFERRPYPPGQHGQSRLKFSEYALQLREKQKVRRYYGIHEKQFRRYFKDADRNKGETGFNLLQRLEIRLDNVIYLLGLAASRKEARHLITHKHYTVNGQRVNKPELAVEVGDVVQVREKSRQITKIMAAMESSQKREMPAWLSADHASFKGEIKDLPKREEIPVSVEENMIVEYYSR, encoded by the coding sequence GTGTCGAAGTGCTCAACTAATGTTTGCAAAATATGTCGTCGAGAAAATCAGAAGTTATTCTTTAAAGCGGATCGTTGTTACACAGATAAATGTTCTTTTGAACGAAGACCATATCCACCAGGGCAACATGGTCAATCACGTCTGAAGTTCAGTGAGTATGCACTCCAATTGCGTGAAAAGCAGAAGGTGCGTCGTTATTACGGGATTCATGAAAAGCAATTTCGACGTTATTTTAAAGATGCAGATCGCAATAAGGGTGAGACGGGTTTTAATTTACTTCAGCGTTTAGAGATCCGTCTTGATAATGTGATTTACCTGTTGGGTTTAGCTGCGAGTCGAAAAGAGGCTAGACACTTGATCACTCACAAACATTACACAGTAAATGGTCAGAGAGTGAATAAGCCTGAGCTTGCAGTAGAAGTCGGAGATGTCGTTCAAGTTCGAGAAAAAAGCCGACAAATTACTAAGATCATGGCGGCTATGGAGTCTTCACAAAAGAGAGAAATGCCAGCGTGGCTTTCTGCTGATCATGCCTCTTTCAAAGGTGAGATTAAAGATCTTCCTAAGAGAGAAGAGATACCTGTTTCTGTAGAAGAAAACATGATCGTTGAGTACTACTCAAGATAA